The DNA window TCGCCTTTGGCCCTCGTCCGGCAGTCGTAGTTTGGTGGGTTATGGAAGCACGGCTCGATGGTGGCGGCCAGCCGGCACGGCGGGTCGGGCACCTTCTTGTCGAGGGGGCTCATGAGCACCCACGGCCTCAGCCCGGCGAGCCCGTGGCCGACGTACCCGAACGTCGAGGCGGCGGACGTGACCACCACGTCGGAGAAGCTCAGCAGCATCATCTCGGCGAGCGCCTTCTGGTTGTGCAGCTGCTCGCCGGAGCGCTGCCGGTCCAGGTGCGTCGGCTGGAACACGCTCACGGActccccgcccgccgcgccgtgctCGTAGTACAGGTCCTTGATCCTCTCGGAGTAGGCGCCGTGCAGCGACACCACGAGCACCGCCTTGCGCctccccggccgcgccgccggctgcggctggtctccggcggcggtgaAGTTGGGCCCCTGCTGCGTCACGCGGGGGAGGATGTTCTCGCCGTGCGCGCACGACATGATCTGGCCGTAGAGCTCGTCGGTGGAGATGCGCGCCCAGTAGAAGGAGCGCACCTGGATGCCGACGCGCTCGTCGGCGCAGGCCATGTACGAGGCGTGGTACCGCGCCACCATCCCCCACACCGTGTTGCTCGGGTGGAGCAGGTAGCGGCCGAGGTGGTGGAACgcggcgtcgcggcgcggcAGCATCCGCGACAGCGCGCGCTCGAACCGCGGGACCAGGAACAGCCCGGGCACGAAGTAGTTGTCGGAGAGGAGCACCACCCAGCCGACGCGCCGCAGCGCGTCCTGCCCGTCGTCGCAGAAGAAGCGCGGGTCGTTGGCGTTGCGGTTGTAGTCGTGCCGCAGGTGCACGTAcatccacggcggcggcggcggcgggtggtccttggcggcgccctcgccgcgccgcagcGCGTTCCCGAGGCTCTCGCGGGTGCGCGCGTTGAAGCCCTGCATGCCGGAGAACGGGAAGTCCCCCTCCGGGAGCGTCCACGTGGAGCCCGGGAACGGCTCGCAGAAGAGGTCCCTGAGGCCTTCGCCGGCGGGGTGGTGGAAGAGGAGGACGCGGTCGGTGAGGAGCGCATAGAGGAAAGCCGACGTGAGCGTGAGCATGCGGTTGCCGAGCCCCTCGAGCGGCGTCCACACGAGGTACCTGCACTCGGCGTCGGAGgtgttcgacggcggcggggagcggagGCGCTCCACGGCGCGCTCGTAGGCGGAGGTGCCGGGGCcgcagcggcggtggatggACTCGTAGCGTCGGAGTGAGGCGACCAGGTGCGGCGAGACAGCGTGGGGGGACTGCCGGCGGTAGAGCCCGGCGCGGTAGCGGCTGAGGCAGGAGCTGTCGTCGAAGTCCGGCGAGAGGAGGCCACCCAGGAGCCTGTCGTTCCgcggctccaccgccgccgcgacgggatcgtcgccgtcgccttgtTGGCCGGACACTGCGCATGCAGGAACGGGAGAGAATTAAAAATGCTTGGTCTCAGGCTCAGCTACTCAAATTACATCACGCGGTATCTCTGCCTTATGCGTGCATGAAAATCTGCGTGCAACGTGTGCACACTTGGtgcttcaaaaaaaaacttatttacGAAACTATTTACTTCTTCGTATGCAGTGTAAGCTACTACTAACTGTTCTGTTCAGTGTCAGGAACAGGAGATTAGCCAAATATTTGTGACTGTCAAAGAGCTCAAGATGAACGGAAATGCATACTTACCGGCGTTGATGACGACGCGGGCTCCGGCGGAGACCCAGCTGGTGTCCCCGCCGCCGGAGAGCGtccaccggccggcgccgccgaagacgacggcgacgagcagcaCGGCAATCACGGTCACCGCGATCACCAGCAGCGTCGGGCgcacggccgacgacgagcgccGGCTCTTGGTCTTGCCGTGCGCTGGGCTGCTTGGCAGCCACCGCGCCACCGACATTCTGACCCGAGGACTCATCGCGCTAGCTTCAGTGTGGCAACCCCGAAACGACGAGATAACTCGCCTCGCATtctacgtgtatatatatacaagtcaATAAACTGATGAAGATTCGTTTCTCCATGTGGAATTGCAGCAATGTACCGGCGCAGTGCAAGGGTGAGAGATACGTATATGTACTGAACTTGAACGCAAGAATTTGTCCCGACTCCCGACTAACCAAAGAAAAGAGGGGAAATTCAGATCGCACAGATCGAGCAGACGAATCATGCATGAACCGCACAGGACAATAGAGTATGCGTTGCATAAGCCACCCTCTACGCCGTTTGATTTGCGACGTACGGTTAATATCATAACATGCTATAGTAGCCATGGTAGAGGAGAAACTCTTTTAATCCCTCCATGGGATGTTCAAATACCATTTAAATATTAGTTAtgaaaaatctcaaaaaaattgaaaacatacATATACCACTCTAGAAAGTCTAT is part of the Oryza glaberrima chromosome 4, OglaRS2, whole genome shotgun sequence genome and encodes:
- the LOC127771229 gene encoding probable fucosyltransferase 7 translates to MSPRVRMSVARWLPSSPAHGKTKSRRSSSAVRPTLLVIAVTVIAVLLVAVVFGGAGRWTLSGGGDTSWVSAGARVVINAVSGQQGDGDDPVAAAVEPRNDRLLGGLLSPDFDDSSCLSRYRAGLYRRQSPHAVSPHLVASLRRYESIHRRCGPGTSAYERAVERLRSPPPSNTSDAECRYLVWTPLEGLGNRMLTLTSAFLYALLTDRVLLFHHPAGEGLRDLFCEPFPGSTWTLPEGDFPFSGMQGFNARTRESLGNALRRGEGAAKDHPPPPPPWMYVHLRHDYNRNANDPRFFCDDGQDALRRVGWVVLLSDNYFVPGLFLVPRFERALSRMLPRRDAAFHHLGRYLLHPSNTVWGMVARYHASYMACADERVGIQVRSFYWARISTDELYGQIMSCAHGENILPRVTQQGPNFTAAGDQPQPAARPGRRKAVLVVSLHGAYSERIKDLYYEHGAAGGESVSVFQPTHLDRQRSGEQLHNQKALAEMMLLSFSDVVVTSAASTFGYVGHGLAGLRPWVLMSPLDKKVPDPPCRLAATIEPCFHNPPNYDCRTRAKGDTGKIVRHIRHCEDFENGVQLVD